A window of the Lolium perenne isolate Kyuss_39 chromosome 7, Kyuss_2.0, whole genome shotgun sequence genome harbors these coding sequences:
- the LOC127315727 gene encoding uncharacterized protein, whose amino-acid sequence MASQGSGAVDDLACSQVGSSVECSIRRQQSDHCFQVGSSVPFEGNSQTIAFRFQGCSFISCCSYSACVYSLSSGRKDFRRFRSLFVAATSCLLHPVRMFIVYSSYLHLLDTVAPQCGIPFHSYVSEVSDDGDVLGGVELELPVSKPPGVSRRLFFWASASSGFPRPHDKAALQALSFLQEYYGFVICDYNYQGMLAYRELARSALIFAASIVRTAGLNCVGSTGCVSDVSAAAHWQVLYLQMVSSACRF is encoded by the exons ATGGCTTCGCAGGGATCTGGTGCTG TGGACGATTTGGCTTGCTCTCAGGTTGGATCCAGTGTTGAGTGTTCCATTCGAAGGCAACAGTCAGACCATTGCTTTCAG GTTGGATCCAGTGTTCCATTCGAAGGCAACAGTCAGACCATTGCTTTCAG GTTCCAGGGTTGTTCATTCATCTCTTGCTGTTCCTATTCAGCGTGCGTTTATTCGCTTTCATCGGGCAG GAAAGATTTCAGACGCTTCAGGTCCCTTTTCGTTGCTGCTACCAGTTGTCTGTTGCATCCTGTTAG GATGTTCATTGTTTATTCGTCTTACCTTCATTTGTTGGACACGGTGGCACCTCAATGTGGGATTCCCTTTCATTCTTATGTGAGCGAGGTGTCTGACGATGGTGACGTCTTAGGAGGGGTTGAGCTTGAGCTTCCCGTTTCTAAGCCTCCTGGTGTCTCGCGCCGTCTATTTTTCTGGGCGTCTGCTTCTTCTGGATTTCCGCGCCCCcacgacaaggccgctcttcaagcCCTGTCTTTTCTTCAAGAGTATTATGGGTTTGTAATCTGCGATTACAATTATCAGGGTATGTTAGCTTATAGGGAATTAGCTAGGTCGGCTCTTATCTTTGCTGCTTCCATTGTTCGGACAGCTGGTTTAAACTGTGTGGGTTCCACCGGTTGTGTTTCTGATGTAAGTGCTGCTGCACATTGGCAGGTTCTGTATTTACAGATGGTATCCTCGGCATGTAGGTTTTAG